A stretch of the Elephas maximus indicus isolate mEleMax1 chromosome 3, mEleMax1 primary haplotype, whole genome shotgun sequence genome encodes the following:
- the STX10 gene encoding syntaxin-10 encodes MSFEDPFFVVRGEVQKAVNTARGLYQRWGELLQEGAAIEREELDWTTNELRNGLRSIEWDLEDLEETIAIVEANPGKFKLPAEDLQERKVFVERMREAVQQMRDHLVSPAATAFMERNNKEMLAGKSATLKSPSDLLDASVVSASSRYIEEQQATQQLIMDQQDQQLEMVSGSIQVLKHMSSRVGEELDEQGIMLDAFGHEIDHTQSRMDGVLRKMAKVSHMTSDRRQWCAIVILLGVLLLVLILLFSL; translated from the exons atGTCTTTCGAAGACCCTTTTTTTGTAGTCCGAGG CGAGGTGCAGAAGGCAGTGAACACGGCCCGTGGGTTGTATCAGCGCTGGGGCGAGCTCCTGCAGGAGGGCGCGGCGATCGAACGCGAAGAGCTAGACTGGACGACCAATGAGCTGCGGAATGGCCTGCGCAGCATCGAGTGGGACCTCGAGGACCTGGAGGAAACCATCG CTATCGTGGAGGCCAACCCCGGCAAGTTCAAGCTCCCAGCGGAGGACCTGCAGGAGAGAAAGGTGTTCGTGGAGCGGATGCGCGAGGCGGTTCAG CAAATGAGGGACCATTTGGTCAGCCCAGCTGCCACAGCTTTCATGGAGAGGAATAATAAAGAG ATGCTGGCGGGCAAGTCAGCCACCCTGAAGTCACCCAGTGACCTGCTGGATGCCAGTGTGGTCTCAGCCTCTTCTCGCTACATCGAGGAGCAGCAGGCCACACAGCAG CTGATCATGGACCAACAGGATCAACAACTTGAAATGGTGTCTGGGAGCATCCAGGTCCTAAAACACATGTCCAGCCGCGTTGGGGAGGAGCTGGACGAACAGGGCAT CATGCTGGATGCCTTTGGTCACGAGATAGACCACACCCAGTCCCGGATGGACGGGGTCCTCAGGAAGATGGCCAAAGTATCCCACATGACAAGTG ACCGCCGGCAGTGGTGCGCCATCGTGATACTGCTGGGGGTGCTTCTCCTGGTCCTCATCCTGCTCTTCTCTCTCTGA
- the IER2 gene encoding immediate early response gene 2 protein, with the protein MEVQKEAQRIMTLSVWKMYHSRMQRGGLRLHRSLQLSLVMRSARELYLSAKVEAHEPEMPLPTGRSPDPRLHPPREPEAAAQAAPPDGEPPSPEPMDTQETPRAEETPSRCSPRPAKAGRKRRSSSLSDSGDTGLVPSKKARLEEEEAKETPSEVPDRLQPPPAQAEGAFPNLARVLQRRFSGLLNCNPAAPPTAPPACEAKPACRPADNMLNVLVRAVVAF; encoded by the coding sequence ATGGAGGTGCAGAAGGAGGCGCAACGCATCATGACCCTGTCGGTGTGGAAGATGTACCATTCGCGTATGCAGCGCGGTGGTCTGCGGCTGCACCGGAGTCTGCAGCTGTCGCTGGTCATGCGCAGCGCCCGGGAGCTCTACCTCTCCGCCAAAGTGGAGGCTCACGAGCCCGAGATGCCCTTGCCGACCGGCCGCTCGCCTGACCCTCGTCTGCATCCGCCACGGGAACCGGAAGCCGCAGCCCAGGCAGCGCCCCCCGACGGTGAGCCGCCCTCCCCGGAGCCCATGGACACCCAGGAGACGCCGAGGGCCGAGGAGACCCCTTCCCGCTGCAGCCCGCGCCCCGCCAAAGCCGGCCGCAAGCGGCGGAGTAGCAGCCTGAGCGACAGCGGGGACACCGGACTAGTCCCGAGCAAGAAAGCCCGACTGGAAGAAGAGGAGGCAAAGGAGACGCCTTCGGAGGTCCCCGATCGCCTGCAGCCCCCTCCGGCGCAAGCGGAGGGCGCTTTCCCCAACCTGGCGCGGGTCCTACAGAGGCGCTTCTCAGGCCTCCTGAACTGCAACCCTGCTGCGCCCCCGACGGCGCCTCCAGCGTGCGAGGCGAAGCCGGCCTGCCGCCCGGCTGACAACATGTTGAATGTGCTCGTGCGGGCAGTGGTGGCCTTCTGA